The genomic segment GGCCCGCCGCAGGTGCCGTGGCTGGAGCCCGACATCAACGACCACCTCGAGGCGCTGGCCGCGCGGGACGTCACCGACGTGGTGGTCAGCCCCATCGGTTTCGTCTCCGACCACCTCGAGGTGCTCTGGGATCTCGACAACGAGGCGGCCGACACGGCCAAGCGGCTCGGCCTGGGGTACGCCCGCGCCGCCACCCCGGGCATCGATCCGCGTTTCGTCTCCATGGTCCGGGAACTCGTGCAGGAGCGCACCGACCGCGCGCCCCTGCGCAGGCTCGGTACGCTGCCGGTCTGGGACGACTGCCCGGTCCCCTGCTGCCCACCCCCACAGCGACGAGGAGCATGATGCCTGAGCGCAAGGCCATCGAGAGCTGGCTCACCGACATGGACGGTGTGCTCGTTCACGAGGGCGTGCCGGTTCCGGGCGCCCCCGACTTCGTGAACCGGATGAAGACGTCGGGCAAGCCCTTCCTGATCCTGACCAACAACTCGATCTACACGCCCCGCGACCTGCAGGCCCGGCTCAACCGCATGGGCTTCGACGTCCCGGAGCAGTCGATCTGGACGGCGGCCCTGGCCACGGCGCAGTTCCTGTCCGACCAGCGGCCCGGCGGCACGGCGTACGTGATCGGCGAGGCCGGGCTGACCACGGCCATGCACGCGTCGGGTTACGTGCTGACCGAGTTCGACCCGGATTATGTGGTGCTGGGCGAGACCCGCAACTACAGCTTCGAGCAGATCACCAAGGCGATCCGGCTGATCGGCGGCGGCGCCAAGTTCATCTGCACGAACCCCGACGCGACCGGCCCGTCCAACGAGGGCGCGCTGCCCGCGGCGGGCTCGGTGGCGGCGATGATCTCGAAGGCGACCGGCGTCGAGCCGTACTTCGTGGGCAAGCCCAACCCGATGATGATGCGCTCGGCGCTCAACACGATCGAGGCCCACAGCGAGTCCACCGCCATGATCGGCGACCGGATGGACACCGACGTGCTGTGCGGGCTGGAGGCCGGCCTGGAGACCATCCTCGTGCTGACCGGCATCAGCACCCGCGAGGAGGCCGACCGCTACCCGTTCCGCCCGTCCCGCATCGTCAACTCGGTGGCCGACCTGATCGACGAGATCTAGGCTCCGCCGTGGCGCACCCCGTCATGTTCGACGAGTCGGATCCGATGCTGCACCGCGTACGGGAAATCGCCCTCGGCTTTCCCGACGCGGCGGAGAAGATCTCGCACGGGCATCCGGCGTTCTACACGACCAAGGTCTTCGCCTACTACGGCGGCAGCCTCAAGGTCGGCGGCGAATGGGTGCGCCACGACTCCTCGCTGCTGGTGCTGCTCGACCCCGACGAACGCGACGCGCTGGCCGGCGAGCCGCGCTGCTACCGGCCGGCCTACCTCGCGCCGTCGGGCTGGCTCGGCATCCACCTCGACGCCGGCACCGACTGGGCCGAGATCGCCGAGTTGATCGACGCCAGCTACCGCCTTACCGCAGGCCCGCGGCGGGTCGCCCGGCTGGACGCCCGGGCAGGTTGAGACCGGTCAGCTGGGCTGACAAGTCCCACAGCTTGGCCGCCTCGGGGGCGTCGGTCGGGTATTCGGGGGTCGGTTCGAGGTCGCGGCAGTAGGCGCCGCCGCGGGTCACGGGGGTGGTGGCGGCCCAGACCGGGGTGGCGGCGCCCTGCTCGGGGGTCAGGAACAGGCCGGGGATGGCGGTGCCGTCCGCGTCGACCCAGCCCGCGTCGACCATCTCGGCCCGGGTCAGATGACGCTGCAGCGGGGTCAGCACCCAGCCGGGGCTGGCCGAGAACGCCCGTACGCCGTGCGGCGCGCCCAGCCGGTCGAGCTGGTACGCGAACAGGATCGTGGCCAGCTTGGACTGGGTGTAGGCGGCCCACTTGTCGTAGCCGAGCTCGAACTGCACGTCACCCCAGCGGATGCGGTCGTCGGGGGAACGGCCCGAGGCGACCATCACCACCCGGGCGTCGCCCGCGGCCAGCAGGGCCGGCCACAGGTGCATGATCAGGGCGTAGTGGCCGAGGTGGTTCGTGGCGAACTGGGCTTCCCAGCCGGGGCCGACGCGGGTCTCGGGGCAGGCCATCACGCCCGCGCTGCCGATCACGATGTCGGCCCGCTCGACGGTGGCGGCGAAGGCGCGCACCGAGTCGAGGTCGGTGAGGTCCATCGGGCGGACGTCGAGGTCGTCCGCGGTGAACGGGCGGCGGGCCGGCACGATCACGTGGGCGCCCGCGGCGGCCAGGGCCCGGGCGGCGGCCCGGCCGATGCCGGAGGCGCCGCCGGTCACCACGGCGGTCTTGCCGGTCAGGTCGGTTCCGGAGAGCACGTCACTGGCGGTAGGTGCGGTCATGACACCGCACGGTAGGGGTTCGAGCGCGCTCGAAGTCAAGTCGTCAGTAGGCGATCAGCCCCATCAGGTGGGAAGCGGCCCCGGCGGCCAGGGGGCGGCCGGTCAGACCGAGCCGCACCGGTGTCAGCTGGTCGCCGAAGGTGGAGCCCAGGCCGAGCTGACCCCGGCCGTTCGAGCCCCAGCACCAGACGGAGTTGTCGGCGCGGACCCCGCAGGTCGACGGGTTGATGCCGTTGACTTTGCGCCACGCGCTCGACCCGGTCGTCTGAGTGGGCACGTACTTGTCGGCGGTGCTGTTGTTGCCGAGCCGGCCGTTCCAGCCGGTGCCCCAGCACCACAGGGTCCCGTTGGTCTTGAGGGCGCAGCTGTGGTCGGCACCGAGGCCGACCCACATGTAGCCGCCGGTGCCGGAGACCGCCGTCGGGGTGAGCGCGGGCGGCGCGCCGGAGCCCAGGCCGAGCCGACCGCTGCCGTCGCTGGCCCAGCAGTAGATCTTCGTGTCGGTGCGCAGCGCGCAGACGTGCTGGTGGCCGGCGCTGACCTGCACCCAGCCGGTCGCGGCGGGGCTGGTGACCGCCACCGGCGTGGTCTGGGGTGTGCCCTGGACGCCCTGTCCCATCTCACCGAAGGCGTTCTGGCCCCAGCAGTACATGGTGCTGTCGGACCGGACGGCGCAGGTGTACAGGGCACCCGCCGACACGCTGGTCCAGCCGGTGGCCGGGTTCATGATCTGCACGGGGCTGTTCTGCTGGATGTTGTTGCCCTGCCCGGTCTGCCCGTAGCTGGCCGATCCCCAGCACCACATGGTGGTGTCGGTGCCCACCGCGCAGGCGTGATAGCTGCCCGCGGTGACCTCGCTGAACGTGGTGCCGGCGGTGGTCGTGACCGGGGTGGGCAGGAAGTGGTTGACGTTGTCGCCCGCGCCGAGCCGGCCGGCGTTCTGCTGACCGAAGCAGTAGAGCGCCCCGGCGTCCCGGATGGCGCACAGGAACTGGTCGCCGGTCGCGGCCTGGTGCCACGTCGTGCCGGTGCCGATCCGGGTGGGCAGGAAGAGCGGGAGCCCGGTCACCCCCCAGCACCACAGCGTCCCGTCGGTGCGGATGGCGCAGGTGTGGTTGGCGATCTCGCCGGGCGCCACGGCCGACCACACCGAGGCGCCGATCTTGACCGGGGAGAGCTGGTCGGTGACCCCGCCGTCGCCGACCTGGCCCCAGTTGTTCGCGCCCCAGCAGTAGAGCGAGTTGTCGGTTCGCGTGCCGCAGGTGTGCGCGGCCCCGGCCGAGATCGACCGCCAGGTGGTGGCCGTGCCGACCGGCGCCGGACCGGTCGTCGTGCTGCTGGCCGTGCCTCCGCCCAGCCGCCCCGACCCGCCGAACCCCCAGCAGTAGAGCTGGCTGATCAGGGTGAGAGCGCAGGTGTGGTCCGCCCCGGCCGTGACGGCGGCCCAGGTGCCCAGGACGGTCATCGGCGACGAGTAGGACGTGCTGTTGAGCTGGCCGAGCCGGTTGAAACTGCCGTTGCCCCAGCAGGACAGGGTGCTGCCCTGCAGACCGCAGGCGTGCTGGGCGCCCAGCGCGACGGCGGTCCATCCGCTGCCCGCGACCTGCAGCGGGGTGCTGGACGAGGCGGGTGTGGTCGAGCCGATCCCCAGCTGGCCCTGCGCGTTCGTGCCCCAGCAGTAGAGGCTGCCGTCGGTACGGGTGGCGCAGGTGAACTGGGTTCCGGCCGACACCGTCGCCCACCCGGTGGCGGCGGGCGACGTCACCTGCGTCGGCACCTTGGCCGAGGTGGTGGCCGTGCTCTGCGCGAGCTGCCCGGAGCCGTTGGCGCCCCAGCACCACAGGGTGCTGTCGGACTGGATGCCGCAGGTGTGGGTGGATCCGGCGGCCACGGCGGTCCAGTCAGCCGAGCCGACCTGCAACGGCGTGTAGTGCGCGGCCGTGTCGTTGACGCCCTGCTGCCCGCTGCCGTTGTTGCTGCCCAGGCAGAAAAGTTTGCCCCCGGCGATCCCGCACGTCAGACGGTCGCCGGTCGTGGCCGACGTCCAGGTGGTCCCGGTGCCGATCTGGGTCGGGGTCAGCTGCCAACCGCCGTTGTCGCCCCAGACGTAAAGGGCGCCGTTGATCGAGAAGTCGGTGTCGGCGCTGACCGTGTTGCCGGTGTTGGTGATGGTCGAGGTGAAGACGGCCCACGCGGGCACGGCGCCGGCCCCGGCCAGGACGACCACGACGGCCACCACGGCCGCGAGGACGCGCCGGGGGCGGGACACCATCAGCGGGCGTCCCAGCTGAACGTGTGCGTCACCGTCTGCCCGAGGGCGGCCGCGGAGTCCAGCACGTCGACGCTGAGCTGATACCAGTGGGCCTCGTTGGTGGCCCAGTTGAGCTTGGGGTCGGTGAGGCCGGCCGCCGGGTAGGTTGCCACGGTGCCGCTGTAAAGCACTCCCGGGCCGAGCGAGTTGTAATCGGTGGCGTCCGGGGTGAAGCCGGTGCAGCCGGGGAACGAGCCGGTCACGCCGGAGCCGCGGGTCACCGACAGCATGAGGTAGTTCTCGAGGCCGGTGCCCCCGGTCGTGGCGCCGACCATCTTGATCGTGGAGGGCAGCGTGCCCTCGTACGTGACCCGGATGCACCGGCTCGGCGCGACACCGGGGCGCAGGGCGGTCACGGTGAACATGGTCTGGCCGCCGGAGTTGTCGGTCAGGATCACCGATCCCGCGGCGTACTGGTTGCCCGAGTTCGCGGTGCCGCCCCGGAAGGCCGACCAGGCGGTGTTCGCGAGGCTCAGCCCGGCGAGCACGAGGCCCACGATCAGGATGGCCCGGAGGCCGCGACTCCTCACCTCTCACCGATCGGCACCTTACGCGGCCGATGTAGGCCAAACCGCCGTAATCACGACACGGCGTAGTCGCTGACGTTCCAGCACTCGGGGCCCTCGCCGACGTCGATGCTGACCTTGACCGGGTGGCCGTCGGCCGTGTCGTACGTCGTGGCCACCTCGGCGCCGTCGTCGGTGGCGGTCTTGGCCATCTCGACCAGCTCGCTCAGCGTGAAGGCCTCGATCTCCTCGCCGCTGTCGCCGGTGGCCGGGCCCAGATCCTCGTCGGCGCCGGCCGAGGGGCTCACGGCGGTGGCGTCGAGCCGGTCGGCCGACGAGACCACGCCCGAGGCCACCTTCACCTGGTAACGGCCGAGCGGCTGGGCGGCGTCGCAACCCCTGGTCAACACGTACGAGTAGGAGGCGGGCTCGCTCCACGCCGGAGGTGACGCCGCGGTGGTGCCGGTCGGGGCGGGCGACGGGTCGGACGACGTGCAGCCGGCGGCCAACGCCACCAGCGCCACGGCCCAGGGAAGCTTTCGGAGCAGCACGCGGAAAAATTTAGCGCACCGTGTCGATCCCCGATCCGGCCGTTCGACCTGGGGATGAGAAGGTCGGCAGGCGACCGGAGCGGAACAGGGAGAAAGCCACCATGGCGAAGTACATGCTGATCATGCGGAACACCGACGAGGGCTTGGCCCAGATGGTCAACACGTCGTTCGACGAGATGCTGGAGACGGTCGGCCGCTTCAACGAGGAGCTGATCAAGGCGGGCGTGCTGGTGGCCGCCGAGGGCCTCGACGACGCCGCGCAGGGCGTGGTGGTCGACTACTCGGGCGAGACCCCGGTCGCCACCGACGGTCCCTACGGCGAGACGAAGGAGCTGTTCGGCGGCTTCTACATCCTCGACGTGAAGACCCAGGAGGAGGCGGTCGAGTGGGCCAAGCGGATGCCCGCCTTCCCCGGGGCGAAGACCGAGATCCGCCGGGTGCCCGGCATCGAGGAGTTCCCGCAGGACAACGAGTGGATCAAGAAGGAGCGGGCCTGGCGCGAGCAGACCGGCCAGCTGTGAGCACAGTCGAGGCCGTCTGGCGGATCGAGTCGGCGCGCATCGTGGGCGCGCTGACCCGGTACACCGGGGGCGACCTCGAGCTGGCCGAGGACGTCGCGCAGGAAGCGGTGGCCGAGGCCCTCGAGAAGTGGCCACGCGACGGCGAGCCGGACAACCCGGTCGGCTGGCTGCTGGCCACCGCCCGGCGGCGGGCGATCGACGCCTTCCGCCGCCGGGCGGCCCGCGACCAGAAATACGCGCTGCTGGCCGAGGCGGACACCGACGGCGGCGACGGGCACCTGTGGGATCCCGACCGGATCGACGACGACGTGCTGTCGCTGATGTTCGTGGCGTGTCACCCGGTGCTCTCCCCCGAGGCCCGGGTGGCGCTGACCCTGCGCACGGTGGGCGGGTTGTCCAGCGAGGAGATCGCCCGCGCGTTCCTGGTGCCGGTGCCGACGATCCAGGCCCGCATCACCCGGGCCAAGAAGACGATCGCGGCCGCGCGGGTGCCGTTCGCGGTGCCGCCGGCCGACGAGCGGAAGCGGCGACTGGGCGGTGTCCTCAGCGTCCTCTACGTGATCTTCACCGAGGGGTCCACGGCCACCGCGGGCGACAGCCTGCTGCGCCAAGACCTCGCGTACGAGGCGTTACGGCTGGCCCGCACGCTGGCCGCGCTGCTGCCCGGTGAGCCCGAGGTGTTCGGGCTGATCGCGTTGTGCGAGCTCACGGCGTCGCGCTTCGGAGCCCGTACGGGTCCCGGCGGCGAGGCGATCCTGCTCGAGCAGCAGGACCGGCGCCGCTGGGACTTCTCGGCGATCCGGCGCGGGCTGGCGGCGCTGGGGCAGGCCACGGCGGCCGGTCGTGGTCTGGGCCCGTACGGGTTGCAGGCCGCCATCGCCGCCTGCCACGCGAGCGCGGCCTCGGTCGCCGAGACCGACTGGGAGCGGATCGTGCTGCTCTACGAGGCGCTGGGCCGGGTCGCGCCGTCCCCGATCGTCGAGCTCAACCGGGCGGTGGCGGTGGCGATGGCGAGCGGCCCGGCCGAGGCCCTGCTGCTGGTCGACGAACTGGTGGCGCGGGACCGGCTGCCCGGTTCCCACCTGCTGCCGACCGTACGGGGTGAGCTGCTGAGCCGGCTCGGCCGCGCCCGTGAGGCCCGGGCCGAGTTCGAGCTGGCCGCGCGGTTGTGCGGCAACGAGCAGGAGCGCAAGGTGCTACTCGGCAAGCTCGAGAACCAGTAGGTCGCTCTCCTCCTCGACGGGCCGCGGGCTGCGCTCGGCCCGCACGGCCGCCTCGAGGGCCTCGAAGCCGACGGCGATCTCCTCCTCGGTGAGCCGCTCGAACGCCGACGAGCCTCGCAGCTTCAGCTTCTCCTCGTATTCGCCGAGGCTGGTGGCGATGCGTTCCTGCACCCGCTCGACGGTGACGAGCCGCAGCCCGGCCGCGGCGAACGTGTCGAGCAGCGGGTCGAGCCGGGGGAAGACCTGCTCGTCGATGAGCCGGATGCCGGGGAAGTAGTCGTACCACGGCAGGGCCGGCATGCGGTCGGGGAACAGGCTGCGGATCAGCACGCGGCCGCCGGGGCGCAGCACCCGCGCGATCTCGGCCGCGGCCACGGCGTGGTCACGCACGTGATGCAGCACGAGGAAGAGCAGCGCGAGGTCGCAGCTGCGGTCGGGCAGCGGGATCGCGGTGGCCGAGCCGGACAGATACGTCACCTGGTCGTGCGCGGCGTGCTGCTCGGCCGCGGCGCGCATGCGGTCGAACGGCTCGACGCCCCAGACCGGCCCGCCGAACTCGGCGGCCAGCGCGGGGGTGAAGCGGCCCGTGCCCGAACCCAGGTCGAGCACGGGCAG from the Paractinoplanes abujensis genome contains:
- a CDS encoding HAD-IIA family hydrolase produces the protein MPERKAIESWLTDMDGVLVHEGVPVPGAPDFVNRMKTSGKPFLILTNNSIYTPRDLQARLNRMGFDVPEQSIWTAALATAQFLSDQRPGGTAYVIGEAGLTTAMHASGYVLTEFDPDYVVLGETRNYSFEQITKAIRLIGGGAKFICTNPDATGPSNEGALPAAGSVAAMISKATGVEPYFVGKPNPMMMRSALNTIEAHSESTAMIGDRMDTDVLCGLEAGLETILVLTGISTREEADRYPFRPSRIVNSVADLIDEI
- a CDS encoding MmcQ/YjbR family DNA-binding protein; translation: MAHPVMFDESDPMLHRVREIALGFPDAAEKISHGHPAFYTTKVFAYYGGSLKVGGEWVRHDSSLLVLLDPDERDALAGEPRCYRPAYLAPSGWLGIHLDAGTDWAEIAELIDASYRLTAGPRRVARLDARAG
- a CDS encoding SDR family NAD(P)-dependent oxidoreductase, translated to MTAPTASDVLSGTDLTGKTAVVTGGASGIGRAAARALAAAGAHVIVPARRPFTADDLDVRPMDLTDLDSVRAFAATVERADIVIGSAGVMACPETRVGPGWEAQFATNHLGHYALIMHLWPALLAAGDARVVMVASGRSPDDRIRWGDVQFELGYDKWAAYTQSKLATILFAYQLDRLGAPHGVRAFSASPGWVLTPLQRHLTRAEMVDAGWVDADGTAIPGLFLTPEQGAATPVWAATTPVTRGGAYCRDLEPTPEYPTDAPEAAKLWDLSAQLTGLNLPGRPAGRPAAGLR
- a CDS encoding RCC1 domain-containing protein, whose translation is MVSRPRRVLAAVVAVVVVLAGAGAVPAWAVFTSTITNTGNTVSADTDFSINGALYVWGDNGGWQLTPTQIGTGTTWTSATTGDRLTCGIAGGKLFCLGSNNGSGQQGVNDTAAHYTPLQVGSADWTAVAAGSTHTCGIQSDSTLWCWGANGSGQLAQSTATTSAKVPTQVTSPAATGWATVSAGTQFTCATRTDGSLYCWGTNAQGQLGIGSTTPASSSTPLQVAGSGWTAVALGAQHACGLQGSTLSCWGNGSFNRLGQLNSTSYSSPMTVLGTWAAVTAGADHTCALTLISQLYCWGFGGSGRLGGGTASSTTTGPAPVGTATTWRSISAGAAHTCGTRTDNSLYCWGANNWGQVGDGGVTDQLSPVKIGASVWSAVAPGEIANHTCAIRTDGTLWCWGVTGLPLFLPTRIGTGTTWHQAATGDQFLCAIRDAGALYCFGQQNAGRLGAGDNVNHFLPTPVTTTAGTTFSEVTAGSYHACAVGTDTTMWCWGSASYGQTGQGNNIQQNSPVQIMNPATGWTSVSAGALYTCAVRSDSTMYCWGQNAFGEMGQGVQGTPQTTPVAVTSPAATGWVQVSAGHQHVCALRTDTKIYCWASDGSGRLGLGSGAPPALTPTAVSGTGGYMWVGLGADHSCALKTNGTLWCWGTGWNGRLGNNSTADKYVPTQTTGSSAWRKVNGINPSTCGVRADNSVWCWGSNGRGQLGLGSTFGDQLTPVRLGLTGRPLAAGAASHLMGLIAY
- a CDS encoding DUF6174 domain-containing protein, giving the protein MLLRKLPWAVALVALAAGCTSSDPSPAPTGTTAASPPAWSEPASYSYVLTRGCDAAQPLGRYQVKVASGVVSSADRLDATAVSPSAGADEDLGPATGDSGEEIEAFTLSELVEMAKTATDDGAEVATTYDTADGHPVKVSIDVGEGPECWNVSDYAVS
- a CDS encoding YciI family protein, encoding MAKYMLIMRNTDEGLAQMVNTSFDEMLETVGRFNEELIKAGVLVAAEGLDDAAQGVVVDYSGETPVATDGPYGETKELFGGFYILDVKTQEEAVEWAKRMPAFPGAKTEIRRVPGIEEFPQDNEWIKKERAWREQTGQL
- a CDS encoding RNA polymerase sigma factor, whose protein sequence is MSTVEAVWRIESARIVGALTRYTGGDLELAEDVAQEAVAEALEKWPRDGEPDNPVGWLLATARRRAIDAFRRRAARDQKYALLAEADTDGGDGHLWDPDRIDDDVLSLMFVACHPVLSPEARVALTLRTVGGLSSEEIARAFLVPVPTIQARITRAKKTIAAARVPFAVPPADERKRRLGGVLSVLYVIFTEGSTATAGDSLLRQDLAYEALRLARTLAALLPGEPEVFGLIALCELTASRFGARTGPGGEAILLEQQDRRRWDFSAIRRGLAALGQATAAGRGLGPYGLQAAIAACHASAASVAETDWERIVLLYEALGRVAPSPIVELNRAVAVAMASGPAEALLLVDELVARDRLPGSHLLPTVRGELLSRLGRAREARAEFELAARLCGNEQERKVLLGKLENQ
- a CDS encoding class I SAM-dependent methyltransferase, yielding MREVNYDERQHRVYARARALPPETLTEWVHVFARHAPPRRPLPVLDLGSGTGRFTPALAAEFGGPVWGVEPFDRMRAAAEQHAAHDQVTYLSGSATAIPLPDRSCDLALLFLVLHHVRDHAVAAAEIARVLRPGGRVLIRSLFPDRMPALPWYDYFPGIRLIDEQVFPRLDPLLDTFAAAGLRLVTVERVQERIATSLGEYEEKLKLRGSSAFERLTEEEIAVGFEALEAAVRAERSPRPVEEESDLLVLELAE